Below is a genomic region from Virgibacillus dokdonensis.
GTACCTGTCTTATCAAATGCAATGGCATGAATATGTCCCATGTTTTCAATGTGGACACCCCCCTTAAATAGAACCCCTGCTCTTGCGCTTTTAGATATGGCGGATAAAGTAGCTGGCATAATGGAGGCTACAAGGGCACATGGAGAAGCAACAACGAGTAAGATCATAGCTCGATAAATACTTTCCTGAAGTGTCCAGTCAAACAAAAGATGGGGAATGAACATCATCAAGACGACAACAATTAATACGATTTTCACGTAAGCTCCTTCAAACTTTTCAATAAATAACTGGGAAGGAGATTTTTCATCTTGTGCGGATTGAATCATTTGGATGATTTTTTGGAATAGCGTTTGATTTGCTGCTTTCGTAATTTCGATATATATCGAACCATCCAAAGCAACTGTTCCTGCAAAAACTTCTTCATTTTCTGTTTTTCGAACCGGAATAGATTCTCCGGTAATGGCACTTTCATCTATGGATGTTGCTCCACGGGAAATGATCCCATCTGCAGGGATTCGCTCTCCGGCACGTACATAGATCATGTCACCTATTTGTAAAGACGAAACAGTAACCATTTCTTTTTGATCGCCATTCATTCGTAATGCTTCTTCAGGTTGTAATTTCATAAGTGAGGATATTTCTTTGTTACTTTTATTCATCGTATACGTTTCAAGCGCACCTGATAAAGCAAAAATAAAGATTAGAATGGCACCTTCTGTCCAATAACCAATTGCAGCAGCACCAATCGCGGCGAATATCATTAACATTTCTACATTTAAGTCTTTATTACGTATGGTTTCTGTAATTCCTTCTTTTGCTTTGGCATACCCTCCGATTACAAATGCGACGAGATGAAGGGTAACCCATAAAGCGTCAGACAGATGATTTTCGAATGTCCAAGCAATTGCAATAAGTAACCCACTAAATAGAGCTGCAATTAGCTCTTTATGTTCAGATATTTTTTTCGTTATCTTTGTTTCGGTTAACATGATCGGCCTCTCCTATCGTTACTTATTGTTAAAAAGTTTACGGTTTTTTAACGGAGGGGTGAGAAGACACACAGAATGCATGGCTAAAATTAAATTCCCCAACCTAAAAAACAATACGCCTTTTTTCTATAATTATTATTATATAATATTTATTGTTATATTATCATAATGGGTGAGATTGTCAAGACCGCATATGCTTATTTTACCATGAAACTGTGCTTGAATTTGCTTTTTTGCATTAAAAATTAGCCTAATACAACAATAATAGCACTTTTTTAGAAAAATTAATAAAGTAAATGTCGCTTATTTTATTAATTGATAGAAATTATCAATTAATAATTTTATAAAAAGTATGTGTGTAAGCCATTTGTTTTGAAAAAATATTTTCATTTAAATATATATAACAATTGAAAATGTGTGTACAT
It encodes:
- a CDS encoding heavy metal translocating P-type ATPase encodes the protein MLTETKITKKISEHKELIAALFSGLLIAIAWTFENHLSDALWVTLHLVAFVIGGYAKAKEGITETIRNKDLNVEMLMIFAAIGAAAIGYWTEGAILIFIFALSGALETYTMNKSNKEISSLMKLQPEEALRMNGDQKEMVTVSSLQIGDMIYVRAGERIPADGIISRGATSIDESAITGESIPVRKTENEEVFAGTVALDGSIYIEITKAANQTLFQKIIQMIQSAQDEKSPSQLFIEKFEGAYVKIVLIVVVLMMFIPHLLFDWTLQESIYRAMILLVVASPCALVASIMPATLSAISKSARAGVLFKGGVHIENMGHIHAIAFDKTGTLTKGKPEVTDFHVHPDHKQEDVLPIAMAMEQDSTHPLAYAIVTFGKQQQIGTSLQDIQVSTLTGNGISAVIEDETWEIGKPDYIGYEADFEDITKQLASEGKTIVYVKKGQQIVALFALKDTVRKDSIQAIKLLKQHGIHTVMLTGDHDLTAKAIAEEAGIDEYVANCLPHEKVEEIKKLKGKYQHVCMVGDGINDGPALATANIGIAMGEGTDVALETADVVLMKNNLSKITNAIHTSQKMNRVVKQNIFFSLAVIAILIASNFLQILDMPLGVIGHEGSTILVILNGLRLLK